In a genomic window of Cytobacillus sp. FSL H8-0458:
- a CDS encoding nucleotidyltransferase-like protein encodes MEDILRPIYQERASQTNTLGVIMTEKMQKAIPATDTFDAVLLILVEEADEPVFVKHYTYKDKKAALHIVTDKQLREWILLGSNRKIFDWLYNGKVLFDRNEYIHNLKVELREFPFYGRKLKMGLEFAKLIRRYMDGKAFFENRHYFDAYNHIVHSLHHLARLAVIENGFHPEVTVWNQVKQIEPEIMKLYEELVNSQEPLEKRLELLFLASEFLIHSRTKQGISHLADVLAEKEEWSIHDIMNHDELHLYAVDLSMLLEYLIDKHFIEVVNIETKGQGIYHRYYKLKKKLS; translated from the coding sequence ATGGAAGATATTCTCCGTCCTATATACCAGGAACGGGCAAGCCAGACAAACACTCTAGGCGTGATTATGACCGAAAAAATGCAAAAGGCTATTCCTGCTACTGATACATTTGATGCTGTACTGCTGATCCTTGTTGAGGAAGCAGATGAACCTGTATTTGTTAAACATTACACATATAAAGATAAAAAAGCGGCCCTTCATATCGTGACAGATAAGCAGCTTCGCGAATGGATCCTGCTGGGGTCGAACCGGAAAATCTTTGACTGGCTCTATAATGGAAAAGTTCTATTTGACCGAAATGAATATATTCATAACCTGAAGGTGGAATTAAGAGAGTTTCCATTCTATGGGCGAAAATTAAAAATGGGGCTTGAGTTTGCCAAGCTGATCAGACGATATATGGATGGCAAAGCCTTCTTTGAGAACCGCCATTATTTTGATGCCTATAACCATATTGTTCATTCCCTTCATCATCTGGCCAGGCTTGCTGTTATCGAAAATGGATTCCATCCGGAAGTAACTGTCTGGAATCAGGTAAAGCAAATTGAGCCTGAAATAATGAAACTGTATGAAGAATTGGTGAATAGCCAGGAGCCGCTTGAAAAAAGGCTGGAGCTGCTGTTCCTTGCAAGTGAATTTTTAATCCATTCGAGAACGAAACAAGGAATCAGTCATCTTGCTGATGTGCTTGCTGAGAAAGAAGAATGGTCCATCCACGATATTATGAACCATGATGAACTTCATCTTTATGCGGTTGACTTAAGCATGCTTCTTGAGTATTTGATTGATAAGCATTTCATAGAAGTAGTAAACATAGAAACAAAAGGTCAAGGAATTTATCACAGGTATTACAAACTCAAAAAAAAATTATCGTAA
- a CDS encoding YgzB family protein has translation MAKYSNKINKIRTFALSLIFIGFIVMYLGIFFRNSALLMTIFMLLGMLCILASTGVYFWIGMLSTKTVQVVCPNCGKHTKMLGRVDMCMYCNEPLTLDPNLEGAEFDEKYNKKNTKQS, from the coding sequence ATGGCTAAGTACTCAAATAAAATCAATAAGATTCGTACATTTGCCCTTAGTTTAATTTTTATCGGATTTATCGTTATGTATCTCGGAATATTCTTTAGGAATTCCGCTCTGCTCATGACAATATTTATGCTTCTTGGAATGCTCTGCATTCTTGCCAGCACCGGTGTTTATTTTTGGATCGGCATGCTTTCAACAAAAACCGTGCAGGTGGTTTGCCCGAATTGCGGAAAACACACAAAGATGCTTGGCCGCGTTGATATGTGCATGTACTGCAATGAACCTTTGACGCTTGATCCAAATCTTGAGGGCGCTGAATTTGATGAAAAATACAACAAAAAAAATACGAAGCAGAGCTGA
- the perR gene encoding peroxide-responsive transcriptional repressor PerR yields MAHMELKEALDTLKDTGVRITPQRHAILEYLINSMSHPTADDIYKALEGKFPNMSVATVYNNLRVFREVGLVKELTYGDASSRFDFVTTHHYHVICESCGKIVDFHYPGLDEVEHLASHVTGFKISHHRMEIYGTCPDCASKEAH; encoded by the coding sequence GTGGCGCATATGGAATTAAAAGAGGCGCTGGATACTTTAAAAGACACTGGAGTTCGTATCACTCCGCAGCGTCATGCGATACTTGAATATTTAATAAACTCCATGTCACACCCGACTGCTGACGATATTTACAAAGCATTAGAGGGGAAATTCCCAAATATGAGTGTGGCAACAGTTTACAATAATTTACGAGTATTCCGTGAGGTTGGCCTGGTAAAGGAACTGACATATGGTGACGCATCTAGCCGCTTCGATTTTGTAACCACTCATCATTATCATGTCATTTGTGAAAGTTGCGGCAAGATTGTAGACTTTCACTATCCTGGCCTGGATGAAGTAGAGCACCTTGCTTCGCATGTTACAGGTTTTAAAATCAGCCATCATCGAATGGAGATTTACGGAACATGTCCGGATTGTGCAAGTAAAGAAGCTCACTAA
- a CDS encoding cob(I)yrinic acid a,c-diamide adenosyltransferase, with protein sequence MRIYTKTGDEGTTSLIYGQRVSKNDIRVEAYGSCDEANSMIGLALSHLRSEYFSGKEKAEQVFHKVQTDLFHAGAELATPAGKEVKWTIKEEDITFMEKRIDEWEADLTVLNNFILPGGHPAGAAFHVARTVVRRAERCAVSLGGEVNPLVLIYLNRLSDLLFVAARFVNHHLGTGEQSLHDEKS encoded by the coding sequence ATGAGAATTTATACCAAAACGGGAGATGAGGGGACAACGTCACTAATATATGGGCAGAGAGTCAGTAAGAATGACATTCGCGTAGAGGCCTACGGTTCATGTGATGAAGCGAATTCCATGATTGGATTGGCCTTAAGCCATTTAAGAAGCGAGTATTTCAGCGGTAAAGAAAAAGCGGAACAGGTATTTCATAAAGTACAGACTGACTTGTTCCATGCAGGAGCAGAGCTGGCAACCCCCGCAGGAAAAGAAGTTAAATGGACGATAAAGGAAGAAGATATCACCTTCATGGAAAAGCGAATTGATGAGTGGGAAGCTGATCTTACTGTACTGAATAACTTTATTTTGCCCGGCGGTCATCCTGCAGGAGCGGCATTCCATGTAGCGAGAACCGTTGTGAGAAGAGCGGAACGATGTGCGGTGTCGCTAGGTGGTGAAGTAAATCCGCTCGTATTAATCTATCTGAACCGGCTGTCTGATCTGCTGTTCGTTGCTGCGCGATTTGTGAATCATCATTTGGGCACTGGAGAGCAATCACTGCACGATGAAAAGAGCTGA